A stretch of the Rhizomicrobium sp. genome encodes the following:
- a CDS encoding ATP-binding protein, producing MSNPGDSAIRPKERDTIIQALGAGVVPRIGLKHIQVGRLREIQALVRDLDRIADGGSAVRFIVGEYGAGKTFFLTLIRLMAMEKRLVTISADLAPDRRLQASGGQARNLYAESLRNLSTRNKPDGGALSNVVERFVSDANDEARKSQTAIEDVIQAKLASLRELVGGYDFAQVLSAYWHAAEAANQAGKDAALRWIRGEYSTRTEARQALGVRVVVDDASIYDHWKLLAAFVRLAGYAGLLVSLDEMVNLYKLQSGQARAANYEQILRMVNDALQGSAGGIGFLFGGTPEFLMDTRRGLYSYPALQSRLAENAYATGELVDLSGPVLRLQALTPEDLRVLLEKLRGVFAGGDPAKHLVPDEAFDAFMEHCHKRIGEAYFRTPRTVIKAFVQILSVLEQNPGTDWRMLVGAAAPEADAAPDPAPAADGDDELATIKL from the coding sequence ATGAGCAATCCCGGCGATTCTGCGATCCGGCCCAAGGAACGCGACACCATCATCCAGGCGCTCGGCGCCGGCGTCGTGCCGCGCATCGGACTGAAGCACATCCAGGTCGGACGATTGAGGGAGATACAGGCGCTGGTACGCGACCTCGACCGGATCGCGGACGGCGGCAGCGCGGTACGCTTCATCGTCGGCGAGTATGGCGCGGGCAAGACCTTCTTTCTCACCCTGATCCGGCTGATGGCGATGGAGAAGCGGCTGGTCACGATCTCGGCCGACCTCGCGCCCGATCGCCGCCTGCAGGCGTCCGGCGGGCAGGCCCGCAATCTCTATGCCGAAAGCCTGCGCAATCTTTCGACACGCAACAAGCCGGACGGCGGCGCGCTGTCCAACGTCGTCGAACGCTTTGTGTCGGATGCCAACGACGAAGCCCGCAAGAGCCAGACTGCGATCGAAGACGTCATCCAGGCCAAGCTTGCGTCGCTGCGCGAGCTCGTCGGCGGCTATGATTTCGCGCAAGTGCTGTCGGCCTACTGGCACGCGGCGGAGGCCGCAAACCAAGCGGGCAAGGACGCCGCGCTGCGCTGGATACGCGGCGAGTACAGCACCCGCACAGAAGCGCGCCAGGCGCTCGGCGTGCGCGTCGTCGTCGATGACGCCTCGATCTACGATCACTGGAAGCTGCTGGCCGCGTTTGTGCGCCTGGCGGGCTATGCCGGCCTGCTGGTCTCGCTGGACGAGATGGTCAATCTCTACAAGCTGCAAAGCGGCCAGGCGCGTGCCGCCAATTACGAGCAGATCCTGCGCATGGTGAACGACGCGCTGCAAGGCTCGGCCGGCGGCATCGGATTCCTGTTCGGCGGCACTCCGGAATTCCTGATGGATACGCGTCGAGGCCTTTACAGCTATCCCGCCTTGCAGTCGCGGCTGGCGGAGAACGCCTATGCCACGGGCGAGCTCGTCGACCTCTCCGGGCCGGTCCTGCGGTTGCAAGCGCTCACGCCGGAAGATCTGCGCGTCCTCCTGGAAAAGCTGCGCGGCGTTTTCGCCGGTGGCGATCCTGCCAAGCATCTGGTGCCCGACGAAGCCTTCGATGCATTCATGGAGCATTGCCATAAGCGCATCGGCGAGGCCTATTTCCGCACGCCGCGCACCGTGATCAAGGCGTTCGTGCAGATCCTGTCGGTGCTGGAGCAGAATCCGGGCACGGATTGGAGGATGCTGGTCGGCGCCGCCGCGCCGGAAGCCGACGCGGCGCCCGATCCTGCGCCGGCGGCGGATGGAGATGACGAGCTTGCCACCATCAAGCTTTGA
- a CDS encoding TerB N-terminal domain-containing protein has translation MPIEIDIVAAREPDTALERMEQARHAWVPAGQAATIAGYRISSGLVYVGAALARQDGLGSENCLINPGFAVSPDARNDDGAGMSYYPSYAGLDPASRASYLNWLATGKSDPDAYIGYVFLYFYGLERRLFLDDARADADAIVAEVRRLLAIYGGNHSFARYADALLDAAALRAGVAGPVPPAQLRKRIWELPLGLRAALGRQIAAGQPLSADQMLSWFCAHPDKRVPARLVVRCPEEFCKLFALRFAETYPQGWKVAPPARKLSATYKAASGSFSVALHGVFEDWPDVGGVTAPLNAVQTLVDACEAELEPYAQRAGRAADRREPLDVALALPPALRDAPAAEPLQALKQFVAKTWTSPAALLPLNDLAAAAGISSDGNGNYGKADMLRLARALGACGFGMEPDPRIDYSRMGFGDVAVLFEAKDADKEPAPGPQFLAAMLRIDLGAMVAAADGVFAPSEFAAIERELAANVELGGADRVRLLARVAYRMKKPVVPRSFRRLGERSLDERSALARFAVSVATADDRLAIEEVQLLEKLYKVLDLPEAQLYSDLQGLSASTADLPAAAKPDAAIPAAQAGAAVLRKSIQLDPGRLARTRAETAEVGALLGKIFVDDAPPATPTRVVAQASIVAKYDLDGLDPRYASLVCALGERASIDRAEFAELAHACDVLPDGAIEAVNDWAFGRFDQPLLDEGAAITIDRSLLHVSERASA, from the coding sequence ATGCCGATTGAAATCGATATCGTCGCGGCGCGAGAGCCCGACACCGCCCTCGAGCGCATGGAGCAGGCGCGTCACGCCTGGGTGCCGGCGGGGCAGGCGGCGACCATCGCCGGCTACCGGATCTCGTCCGGCCTTGTCTATGTCGGCGCGGCGCTGGCCCGGCAGGACGGTCTCGGCAGCGAAAACTGCCTGATCAATCCCGGCTTTGCCGTGTCGCCGGATGCGCGCAATGACGACGGCGCGGGTATGTCCTACTATCCGTCCTACGCCGGCCTCGATCCGGCATCGCGCGCCTCCTATCTGAACTGGCTGGCGACGGGCAAGTCCGATCCCGATGCCTATATCGGCTATGTCTTCCTCTACTTCTACGGCCTCGAACGCCGCCTGTTCCTCGACGATGCGCGCGCCGATGCCGACGCGATCGTCGCCGAGGTCCGTCGGCTGCTTGCGATCTATGGCGGCAATCACTCCTTTGCGCGCTATGCGGACGCGCTTCTCGATGCAGCCGCGTTGCGGGCGGGCGTGGCCGGTCCGGTTCCGCCAGCGCAACTGCGCAAGCGGATATGGGAGCTGCCGCTTGGCCTGCGTGCTGCGCTCGGCCGCCAGATCGCCGCCGGGCAGCCGCTCTCGGCCGATCAGATGCTGTCCTGGTTTTGCGCCCACCCCGACAAGCGGGTCCCGGCCCGGCTTGTCGTGCGCTGCCCCGAAGAGTTCTGCAAACTCTTCGCGCTGCGCTTTGCCGAGACATACCCGCAGGGCTGGAAAGTCGCGCCGCCGGCGCGCAAGCTCTCGGCGACCTACAAGGCCGCCAGCGGCTCGTTCTCGGTCGCGCTGCATGGCGTGTTCGAGGACTGGCCGGACGTCGGCGGCGTGACGGCCCCGCTCAATGCCGTGCAAACGCTCGTCGATGCTTGCGAGGCCGAGCTTGAGCCCTACGCCCAACGCGCCGGGCGCGCCGCGGACAGGCGCGAGCCGCTGGACGTCGCCCTGGCCCTGCCGCCGGCGCTGCGCGACGCGCCTGCGGCCGAGCCGCTTCAGGCGTTGAAGCAATTCGTCGCCAAGACCTGGACGTCTCCGGCGGCGCTTCTGCCGCTGAACGATCTCGCCGCCGCTGCGGGTATCTCCTCGGATGGCAACGGTAATTACGGCAAGGCCGACATGTTGCGGCTGGCGCGCGCCTTGGGCGCTTGCGGTTTCGGGATGGAGCCCGACCCGCGCATCGATTATTCCCGCATGGGGTTCGGCGACGTCGCCGTGCTGTTCGAAGCGAAGGATGCGGACAAGGAGCCCGCGCCCGGTCCGCAGTTCCTCGCTGCGATGCTGCGCATCGACCTCGGTGCCATGGTGGCCGCCGCCGACGGCGTGTTCGCACCGTCCGAGTTCGCCGCCATCGAACGGGAGCTTGCCGCGAATGTCGAGCTCGGCGGGGCGGACCGCGTGCGCCTCTTGGCGCGTGTCGCGTATCGCATGAAGAAACCGGTGGTGCCGCGCAGTTTCAGGCGGCTCGGCGAACGCAGCCTGGACGAACGCTCGGCGCTGGCCCGCTTCGCGGTGTCCGTCGCCACCGCCGACGACCGGCTCGCGATCGAAGAGGTGCAGTTGCTGGAGAAGCTCTACAAGGTCCTGGATCTGCCCGAAGCGCAGCTTTATTCCGATCTTCAGGGGCTGAGCGCGTCGACGGCCGATCTGCCTGCCGCTGCAAAACCCGATGCCGCCATTCCCGCGGCACAGGCCGGCGCGGCGGTCTTGCGCAAATCGATTCAACTCGATCCGGGCCGCCTTGCACGGACCCGCGCCGAGACCGCCGAGGTCGGCGCGCTGCTGGGCAAGATCTTCGTCGACGACGCGCCGCCGGCAACGCCCACACGCGTCGTAGCGCAGGCCTCGATCGTCGCGAAATACGATCTCGATGGCCTGGACCCGCGTTATGCCAGCCTGGTCTGCGCCCTGGGCGAACGCGCCTCCATCGACCGCGCCGAATTCGCCGAATTGGCGCATGCCTGCGATGTCTTGCCCGATGGCGCCATCGAAGCCGTCAACGACTGGGCTTTCGGAAGATTCGACCAACCATTGCTGGACGAGGGCGCTGCGATCACGATCGACCGCTCTCTTCTGCACGTATCGGAAAGAGCGAGCGCATGA
- a CDS encoding TIR domain-containing protein: MSDIPKDGVPYKYKAFLSYSHRDADWGDWLHKALETYPIPRRLVGTPGPDGPRPARFYPVFRDREELPTAHDLNEQIKVALQQSANLIVIGSPNSAASRWVNEEILAFKRLGRENRIQTLVVSGHPTAEDEPSLEELAERTGAAARGAALPQASFPRALKFKLGKDGNLSGERTHPLAADARPEGDGREHAKLKLIAGLLGLGFEELRRRDAEAKRARLRLQFAGALAVVAVILGVIFYFLRANTLDARSSQFIAEAGSELFQRDYAKAEIAAAEALTYRDTDAARKLLLAARLGGVSSVARSAKDLTSELNVFSSDGGVVAAVTRGASGVTISVLSPSDKKLLWRITLPSAAGVPDSIAFSEHKYGNRQIAAAWPENDAKTFHVGVWNLPDGRPTGQMRELTTGTETGRHDKRIPSMAFSPGRPWLATGGEDSKLMLWDLSLERPRLIWEQDNTHFPDVHGIAFNADGTLLASAGGDYLANIWKTVDMTGANYDPHAPYEAHTIKPVFTLTGHNDSVFVVAFGPDGCHLTPASNQVTPPGDKPPAPLTFDGGCKIASGGYERTIRIWDLTQLKDNQPQTVATLSGHDGTILALAFSDDGKFLTSGASDGAADLWDATAGRLLDKFKPDDEAVRSVSTPRFETGVHIGSEKGWSVWSVQGSSLVARLWNGSATIGVLAFDPTGEFLAASGVNDDGRIRVWNRSNRLVYLLDPGAPGEYINGVVFSPDRRWIVAGGGKGTIHVWDRTKPGWQKVPGTEDVMKHGGFVWGLCFDSRSSQLASSNQSPDVKIKRWRTSDWSMIDQTKPGQLVDSVYALVCDPVSGRIVAGDSKARVAVRDAGLGTTAETINVTQGEVNVWSLALADTPHSILSGNSDGHVYRWVPPDAGWAGPNKGEKIGTSSDDAKVNPTINSVAYDAKHGWVAAGGVGPSVELYDIKDLHHLRSLSGHDGTIWWVTFDPQGTRLAYGGLDGIVRVVDLEAMLRLDTDSPADIYRDSQRETGLTVEGDTILRLK; the protein is encoded by the coding sequence ATGTCCGACATTCCGAAAGACGGCGTTCCGTACAAATACAAGGCGTTCCTCAGCTACAGTCATCGCGATGCGGACTGGGGCGACTGGCTGCACAAGGCGCTGGAAACCTATCCGATACCGCGCCGCCTCGTCGGCACCCCAGGACCGGACGGTCCGCGTCCGGCGCGCTTCTACCCCGTATTCCGCGACCGCGAGGAATTGCCGACTGCGCACGATCTCAACGAGCAGATCAAGGTCGCCCTCCAGCAATCGGCCAACCTCATCGTCATTGGCTCGCCAAACAGTGCGGCCAGCCGTTGGGTGAATGAGGAAATTCTTGCTTTCAAGCGTCTCGGTCGCGAGAACCGGATCCAGACCCTCGTCGTCTCAGGTCATCCCACCGCGGAAGATGAACCCTCGCTCGAAGAACTGGCGGAACGAACAGGAGCCGCAGCGCGTGGCGCGGCACTGCCACAAGCAAGCTTCCCGCGTGCGCTCAAATTCAAGCTCGGCAAGGACGGAAATCTATCAGGCGAGCGCACACACCCGCTTGCCGCCGACGCGCGGCCAGAGGGCGACGGACGAGAGCATGCGAAGCTCAAGCTAATCGCGGGCCTGCTCGGGCTTGGTTTCGAAGAGCTGCGACGGCGGGACGCCGAGGCAAAGCGCGCCCGGCTCAGACTGCAATTTGCCGGTGCCCTAGCTGTCGTGGCTGTAATCTTGGGCGTGATCTTCTATTTTCTTCGGGCCAACACGCTCGATGCCCGTTCATCGCAATTTATAGCCGAAGCTGGCAGTGAACTATTCCAGCGAGACTATGCCAAGGCGGAGATCGCAGCGGCCGAAGCGCTGACCTATCGCGATACGGATGCTGCGAGAAAGCTCTTGCTCGCAGCCCGCCTGGGAGGAGTCAGTTCCGTTGCACGGTCGGCCAAAGACCTGACCTCGGAGCTGAATGTTTTCAGCAGTGATGGCGGCGTTGTGGCGGCGGTCACGCGGGGTGCATCCGGCGTAACGATTTCGGTCTTGTCGCCATCCGATAAAAAATTGCTGTGGCGTATCACGCTGCCGTCGGCAGCGGGCGTTCCCGATTCCATCGCATTCAGCGAACACAAATACGGCAACCGACAGATCGCGGCGGCGTGGCCGGAGAACGATGCAAAGACATTCCATGTCGGCGTCTGGAATCTGCCGGACGGAAGGCCGACTGGACAAATGCGCGAACTCACGACGGGAACCGAGACCGGCCGTCATGACAAGCGCATCCCGTCCATGGCATTTAGCCCTGGCCGTCCCTGGCTTGCGACCGGTGGCGAGGACAGCAAGCTGATGCTTTGGGATCTATCGCTGGAGCGGCCCCGCCTGATTTGGGAGCAAGACAACACGCATTTCCCCGATGTTCACGGGATTGCCTTCAATGCCGACGGAACGTTGCTGGCATCGGCCGGCGGCGACTATCTCGCGAATATTTGGAAGACGGTCGATATGACCGGCGCAAACTACGATCCGCACGCGCCCTATGAGGCTCATACGATCAAGCCGGTGTTCACGCTGACAGGTCACAATGACTCGGTGTTCGTGGTCGCGTTCGGTCCAGATGGATGTCATCTCACGCCTGCAAGCAATCAGGTCACGCCACCGGGCGATAAGCCGCCAGCGCCGTTGACATTCGATGGAGGCTGCAAGATCGCATCTGGCGGGTATGAGCGCACCATCCGTATCTGGGACCTTACCCAGCTCAAGGACAATCAACCACAAACCGTAGCTACACTCTCGGGACATGACGGAACAATTCTTGCACTGGCTTTTAGCGACGACGGGAAATTCCTGACCTCCGGTGCGAGCGATGGAGCCGCCGATCTGTGGGATGCCACGGCCGGCCGACTTCTCGATAAGTTCAAGCCGGATGACGAGGCCGTGCGCTCGGTGTCGACTCCTCGGTTCGAGACCGGTGTGCACATCGGCAGTGAAAAGGGCTGGAGCGTATGGTCGGTCCAGGGAAGCTCCCTTGTCGCTCGGCTTTGGAATGGCAGCGCAACAATCGGGGTGCTGGCGTTCGATCCCACGGGCGAATTTCTCGCTGCCAGCGGAGTCAACGACGATGGACGCATCCGCGTCTGGAACCGTTCCAACCGCCTGGTCTATTTGCTCGATCCCGGAGCACCAGGCGAATACATAAACGGAGTTGTCTTCAGCCCTGACCGGCGTTGGATCGTTGCCGGTGGTGGCAAGGGCACGATTCATGTCTGGGATCGCACCAAGCCCGGTTGGCAAAAGGTCCCGGGCACCGAAGATGTCATGAAGCACGGTGGCTTCGTCTGGGGTCTGTGTTTCGACTCCAGGAGTTCTCAACTTGCCTCAAGCAACCAGAGCCCGGACGTCAAGATCAAACGCTGGCGCACCAGCGACTGGTCTATGATCGACCAGACCAAGCCCGGTCAGCTTGTCGATAGCGTCTACGCGCTCGTCTGCGATCCTGTCAGCGGCCGGATTGTCGCCGGCGATTCCAAGGCGCGTGTAGCGGTACGTGATGCCGGGCTCGGCACGACTGCGGAGACCATCAATGTCACCCAGGGCGAAGTGAACGTATGGAGCCTTGCCTTGGCGGACACACCCCATTCCATCCTGTCTGGAAATTCGGATGGCCATGTCTACCGCTGGGTGCCGCCCGATGCGGGCTGGGCCGGACCGAACAAGGGCGAAAAGATCGGAACGTCGTCGGACGACGCCAAAGTCAATCCAACCATTAACAGCGTCGCCTATGACGCAAAACACGGCTGGGTCGCCGCCGGCGGCGTCGGGCCTAGCGTTGAGCTCTATGACATAAAAGACCTTCACCATCTGCGGAGCCTGAGCGGCCATGACGGTACGATCTGGTGGGTCACCTTCGACCCCCAAGGCACGCGCCTGGCCTATGGCGGACTGGACGGCATTGTGCGTGTGGTCGATCTGGAGGCGATGCTCCGCCTAGATACCGACTCCCCTGCCGACATCTATCGCGACTCGCAACGAGAGACCGGACTAACGGTCGAGGGAGACACGATCTTAAGGCTGAAGTAG